Proteins encoded by one window of Nicotiana tabacum cultivar K326 chromosome 10, ASM71507v2, whole genome shotgun sequence:
- the LOC107776845 gene encoding uncharacterized protein LOC107776845: MVLIIAKKMVRTPSIDKNGMKKGAWSEEEDNKLRAFVEKHGHSNWLQLPKYAGQMRCGKSCRLRWMNYLRPGLKKGNYSHEEEELIIKLHNELGNRWSVIAEQLPGRSDNVGVEGFEPEGFEADNLIFWDCTLDNIHFSIHQIYKAEIYSSFLSDNDIKNQWHAHLKKHANTNANSSTSTEQFTELSQSVECQNEQSSYKVSGQETGCDVKEVPSASVNAVDTSVEVSPTDLYSNCSLLNGMDWIEEDYNRSMEQLSIFTSVEPLSWTKPIDNFRTEPFDQCWTDNFWTEPFF, encoded by the exons ATGGTACTTATAATTGCAAAGAAAATGGTGAGAACTCCATCTATTGACAAAAATGGAATGAAGAAAGGTGCATGGAGTGAAGAAGAAGACAACAAACTAAGAGCTTTTGTTGAAAAACATGGCCATTCGAATTGGTTGCAATTGCCTAAATATGCTG GTCAAATGAGATGTGGAAAGAGCTGCAGACTGAGATGGATGAATTACTTGAGACCTGGTTTGAAAAAAGGGAATTATAGCCATGAAGAAGAGGAACTAATTATTAAATTACACAATGAACTCGGAAACAG ATGGTCAGTCATTGCAGAACAATTACCAGGAAGATCGGACAATGTTGGAGTCGAAGGGTTTGAGCCAGAAGGGTTTGAGGCAGACAATTTGATTT TTTGGGATTGTACACTTGATAACATACATTTTTCCATTCATCAAATATACAAAGCAGAAATTTACAGTTCGTTTCTTTCAGACAACGATATAAAAAACCAGTGGCATGCTCATCTTAAGAAACACGCAAATACAAATGCCAATTCATCAACGTCAACAGAGCAATTTACTGAATTGTCACAATCCGTAGAATGTCAAAATGAGCAATCTTCTTATAAAGTTTCAGGACAGGAAACTGGCTGTGACGTGAAAGAGGTGCCATCTGCTAGTGTAAATGCCGTTGACACTTCTGTAGAGGTTTCACCAACTGATTTATATTCGAATTGTTCCCTTTTAAATGGAATGGACTGGATTGAAGAAGATTACAACAGGTCAATGGAACAACTTTCGATTTTCACTTCAGTGGAACCACTTAGTTGGACAAAACCCATTGACAATTTTCGGACAGAACCCTTTGACCAATGTTGGACCGATAATTTCTGGACAGAACCTTTCTTTTAG